The DNA region GCTGCTGCCCGGACTCCGGAGGATGCTGGCAAGGCCCAACGCCCCGGAGTTGCTGGCGGCGATCGGCATGACGCCAGACGGCCTGCTGTCACGGGTCAGCGACCTGATTCGGCCGGCGCTCCAGCGAGAACTGCCGTCGCCTGCCGCCGCGGTGCTCGCCGATGCGCGCGATCGGCAGCAACTGGGCGAGGTCATCGTCGCCGACCCGTGCATGCGCACCTCCGCGGTGACCGCCGAAGACCTGGACATGGAGGCGTGGCTCGGCGAGATTCGCGACCGCGCTCCGGCCCAGTGTTGAACGTCTGGCTTCTGGACCGACTCGAGTACGTCGACCCGGCGCGGCTCGCGCTCGAAGACGACGATGTGAGTTGGACGTACGGACAACTGAAGGACCGCGCGCGCACGGCCGGCGGTGTCCTGGTCCGGCAATACGGACCCGGGCGATACATCGTGATCCCGATGCGGCCCGGGGCGCCCTCGGTGGCGCTCCTGCTCGGGGTCATGTACGCCGGCTGCACGCCCGTGCCGGTGGATCCCGAACTGCCACCGGCGGCGCTGCAGTACATCGTCGAGAAGAGCGGGGCGGTGGGCATCGTCGATCCTGCCCGCCCGGACCTGTGGGAGGACGGCCCCTCGGTCGACCTGGCCGGCCGCAGCGACATGCCTGCCCTGGTCCTGTTCACGTCAGGCACGACCGGACACCCGAAGGGCGTCGTGGTGTCGCACGCGAATCTCGAGCACTCCTGCAGCGCGATCAGCGAGTACCTCGACTACCCGCAGTGGAACTCCGCGGCCGTGGTGCTACCGCTGCACTACAGCTACGGCCTGGTGTCGCAGGTCCTCTGCCAGCTCTCGGTCGGGGGGCGGGTCGTCGTCTTCCCGACCATGCGCAATCCCGTGAAGGTGGCGCGGCGAGTGGAGTCGCTCGGTCTGGCCTCGTTCTGCGGCGTGCCCTCGACATTCCATGCGTTGGGCACGATCCACGGGATGACGCCGATCGCGATGCCGTCGGTGCGGGTGGTGTGCTCGGCTGGCGCCGCGCTGGATCGGACGCGGCTCGGGGTGATGCGTGACATCTTCCCGTCGGCGGTGATCTTCAACAACTACGGGATGACCGAGGCGGCCCCCCGGATTGCCTACATTCGCGACGACGATCCGCGCTTCGGGGAAGCGACCTGCGGCAAGCCGATGCGGGGTGTGGAGGTGCGGGTGGTCGATCCCGCGACCTGGCAGCCCCTGCCGGACGGCGAGGCGGGCATGTTGGTCGTGCGCGGCCCGAATGTCACCGCCGGCTACCTGAACGATCCCGAGTTGACGGCTGCCGCCTTCACGCCGGACGGGTTCCTGATCTCGGGCGACATGGCGGCGCTGCGTGACGGCTACATCTACATCAGCGGCCGGTACGACGACGTGTTCAACGTGGGCGGGGAGAAGGTGTCGCCGCTCGAAGTCGAGCACGCGGTCGCCCAGCATCCTGCGGTCGAGCAGGTGGTCGTGCGCGGGGTTGCCGACGCGCAGCGGGGGGCGGTCCCGGTGGCCTTCGTCCGCCTGCGCGCGCCGGTGACGCGCCGGGAACTGATGGCATCGGCGAGGGAGCACGTGACCCCGATCCGCATCCCGACGCGGTTCCTGGAGGTCCGCGGATTCCCGATGACGTCGAACGGTAAAGTGCAGCGGCGGCTGCTCACTGCCGATGATCCGGAGTGGGTCATCAGGGAGATCGAGTGATGTTTCTGTCGAACGTGCCGCCGTACGGCCTCGCGCCGGCCGAGAAGGCGGCGTACCTCGTGCCGCGGCTCACGGAACTGGTCTCGCACCACGAGCAGCAGTGCGCACCGTATCGACTGCTCGTGGGAGACTGGCGGCGGCACATGCACGACGAGGTGACCTCGGTCGAGCAGCTGCCGTTCCTGCCCGTCACCGCCTTCAAGGAGTACGACCTGCAGTCGGCGGCCTCGGCCGTGTCGGTGCGTTCGTCGTCGACGACCGGCCAGCAGCCGTCGCGGATCTTCATGGACAAGGTCACGCGCGGCCGGACCTCGTTGTCGGCGCGGGCGATCCTGGCCGACTTCATCGGCGAGGGCGCCAGGCCGTACCTGGTGTTCGACGCCGAGGAGGCCGTGCGAGGCGGGGCGCTCAGCGCGCGGGCGGCGGCCGTCCTGAGCCTGGCGCATTTCGCCGAGACCTTCCATTTCGTGATGCGTCTGGAGGGCGGCCAGCCGGTGCTCGACCCGGAGGCACTCGCGCGTGCCCTGGAGGCGATCGGCGACCGTCCGTTCGTCGGCTACGGCTTCACCTACCTGCTGTACCAGGCCCACGCGGCGATTGCGGCGGCAGGCGGCGGTCGGTCCATGCACGCCGACAGCGTGCTGCTGCACAGTGGTGGCTGGAAGCGGCTGACCAGCGAGGCCGTGTCGCGCGAGGCGTTCGATGCCACGGTTTCGGGCGTCTGGCAGCTCGAACCGCACCGGGTGATCGACTTCTACGGGCTGGTGGAACAGGTGGGCGTGCCCTATCCCGACTGCCGTGCGGGACTGAAGCACGTCCCCTACTGGGCTGACGTGGTCGTCCGCCGCGCCGATACGCTGGACCCGGCCGGCGTGGGGGAGACCGGGTTGCTGCAACTGGTGAACTGCCTGCCGCTCGGCGCGCCCAACCACAGCGTGCTGACCGAGGACCTGGGTGAGATCGTGTTGGAGGACGGGTGCGCATGCGGGCGGCGAGGCCGGGCGTTCGCGTTCCGCGGGCGGGCCCCGCGCGCCGAGGTCCGGGGCTGCAGCGACACGATGACGCCCCGCCGGGATGTCGCATGAGCGTCGTGCAGCAGGGCGCCGCGGCGCAGATCCGTGAATGGACGCAGGCGCTCGGTCCCAGTCGAGCGAGCAGTGCCGATCGGCGCGAGGCGCTGAACCAGCTGTCGGACGATCTGCTCGTGAACCGGGCAGGCATCCCGCCGGCGCTGGCCGCGGCAGGCGTCGCGTTCCTTGCCACGTTCCTCCGCCACTCGTCCATCGAGGCGGCGCTGGCCCGTGAGTTGCCCTCGGCCGAGGCCCTCGACCGGTTCGTGCCGGTGGGCGGGCGCAAGAGCATCCGGATTCTTCCGCGCGGTACCGTCGCGCAGTGGATTGCGGGCAACGTGCCGCTGCTGGCGATGTTCTCGTGGGCCCTGGCGTCGGTGACCGGCAACCGCAGCATCCTCCGCCTGAGTACGCGGCAGGACGACTTCGTCACCCCGTTGCTGGCCAGGCTCGCCGCCCTGTCGGAGGCCGGCGCCGAGATGGCGCGCGAGACGCTGGTGGTGAGCTTCGAGCGCGAGGACCTCGAGGCGCACGTCGCCATGAGCCGCGCCGCCGACGTGCGCGTGGCGTGGGGCGGCCTCGAGGCGGTCGAGGCCATCCGCGATCTGCCGGCCCGCTGGGAGACGGAGACCATCGTCCTGGGCCCTCGCGTCAGCCTGGCGGTGGTCGATCCGCGGGAGGTCACCGATCGATTGCTGACACGCCTGGCGATCGACGTCATCTACTTCGATCAGCTGGCGTGCTCGTCGCCCCAATGGCTGTTCGTGAGGGGCACGAGGGCCGAGGCGGAGCACTTCACCGAGCGGCTCGCCGTCGAGTTCGACAAGCAGACCCGGGCCATCCCGAGACACGTGCTCGATTACGGCGAGACCTACCGCATCCACCTGGATCGCACGCGGGTCCTGCTCGACGGCGGCACGCTGTTCCGCGACGAGCAGACGCGTTGGACCGTGTCGGTCGTCGATCGACCGCAGGACCTGGTCACGTGCGCGAACCGGTTCCTGCAGGTGATGCCGTTCGACGACTTCGCGCAGGTCCACGCGCTCATCCCGGAGAACGTGCAGACGGCCGTCACGCTGCTCGGCCCCGAGGACACCGAGACGTTCACCGAGGGCGCCGCGCGGCGCGGCGTCTGTCGCTTCCCCCGCCCTGGCGAGGGAAGCCATTTCGAAACGCCGTGGGATGGCATCCCGCTGGTATCGCGACTCACGCGCTGGGTGCTGCGCACCGACGCGCACGCAAGAGGAGAGCAATGACCGACACCGACGTGTCCACGAAGTTGAAGCAGCTGATCGCCCACCTGTTCAAGGTGTCGGTGGACGAACTGTCCGACGAGGTCGGCCCGGGCGACGTGTCCGGCTGGGACTCGCTCGGCCACGTGACGCTGATGGTGGAGATCCAGAAGCAGTTCGGCACGCACATCCCGGTCGAGGACGCGATCGAGGTCGAGTCGATCGCCGACATCGTCAGGCTGCTCGAGCGCGAGGGGTCTGCTGCGTGAAGATTGCCGGGACGATCGCGGTCGTCACGGGCGGCGCGTCGGGCATCGGCAAGGCCTTCGCGCAGCGCCTGCTCGCGAGGGGCGCCACCGTGTGGATCCTCGATCGCGACCAGGCGGCGCTGGCGCAGGCCGTTGCCGAACTGCAGCCCGACGGCGACCTGCGGCACATCCGCTGTGACGTGGGCGACGAGGCGGCCGTCGTGCAGGCAGTGCGCGAGATCGACGAGCAATCCGGCGGCGTGGACATCCTGGTCAACAACGCGGCCGTGCTCCGCGATCAGGCGCTGGTGTCGCGCCTGGGGCGGCACATACGACAGCACTCGACCGCCGACTGGCACGAGACGCTGCACAGCAACCTCACGAGCGTGTTCCTCATGAGCCGGCAGGTCGGCGAGAGCATGTTGCGCCGCCGGCGCGGGGGACTCATCGTGAACATCTCGTCGATCTCGCGCCTCGGTAACGCGGGGCAGACGGCCTACGCGGCCAGCAAGGCGGCCGTCGCAGCCATGACCGTCACCTGGTCGCAGGAACTGGCTCCCTACGGCATCCGGGTCGTGGGCATCGCGCCGGGGTTCGTGGAGACGCCGATGACCCGCGCCATCCCCCCGCTGTTCCTCGAGCAGTTGCGGGAGCGCACGCCGCAGAAGCGGTTCGGCACGCTGGAGGAGTTCAAGGAGACGCTCGAGTTCGTGATCGTCAACGATTACCTGAACGGCAAGATCCTCGAGGTCGATGGTGGACTCCGTTTCTGAGCCCACTGCGACCCCGCGCCCGCGCGGGCTGATCGGCTACGCGCCGGAGCTGATCGACGAGATTGTCGCGCTGCAATACGAGATGTTCCCGCAGCGCGAGTGGGGCCTCATCGAGCCCCGCTGGCGATGGATGTTCGAGGAGTCGGCGCGGCGCGTCGGCGTTGCGCCGATGGTGTGGGTGTACCGCGCGTCCAGCGGGGTCGTCGCGCACCACGGCGCGATCGCGGTCCGGTGCAAGGTCGGTGACCAGACGCTCACCACCGGCTGGTTCGTCGAGACGATGGTGCACGAGAAGTACCGGGGCCGCGCCGTGGGGCCGATGCTGGTGAAGAAGGCGCTCGAGGACGTGCCCTTCAATCTGTCGCTGGGACAGACGACGCAGATGCGCGAGATGCAGTTCGCCCTCGGCTGGGTCGAGGTCGCGCCGCTCCCGCTGGCCGCGCTCGCCGTACGCGGAGCGAGGGTCCTGACGGGCAAGGGCCACCCGGCCACGCGTCCGCTCGCGTCGCTGGTCCTGGACGCGCGTCGTCGCCTGGGGATGTTGCGCGGTGGAACGCTGCGCGGCGTGGACGTGGTCCGTGATGGCGCCTTTGGAGCCGAGCACGACGCGTTGTGGGAGCGAGTGGCGGCGGCGGTGCCGGTGGCGGTCGTCCGCGACGCCTCCTTCCTGACATGGAAGTACCGCAGCCAGCCCGGCCAGCGATCGGTGACGTTCGACGTGCGACAGGGCGCGCGGCTGCTCGGGACGGTGGCGTACGTCGTGCGCGAGCCCGACAGCGCGTACCGCTACCGCCGCGCGGTGGTCACCGACATCCTCGTCCCGCCGAGCGAGCCGGCGTCGGTCCGGGCGTGCGTCCGGGCGTTGCACGACGTGGCGCGCGAGGACGGCGTCGACCTGGTGTCGGTCGGCCTGCGCCAGCCGGTGATCGAGGCGGAGTTGCGGCGGCAGGGCTATCTCACGCGCCCGCCGCAGAGAGTGTTCCTGGTGGCCGGGCCCGAGGGACATCCGGTGCGCCAGTGGCTGGA from Luteitalea sp. TBR-22 includes:
- a CDS encoding class I adenylate-forming enzyme family protein, with product MNVWLLDRLEYVDPARLALEDDDVSWTYGQLKDRARTAGGVLVRQYGPGRYIVIPMRPGAPSVALLLGVMYAGCTPVPVDPELPPAALQYIVEKSGAVGIVDPARPDLWEDGPSVDLAGRSDMPALVLFTSGTTGHPKGVVVSHANLEHSCSAISEYLDYPQWNSAAVVLPLHYSYGLVSQVLCQLSVGGRVVVFPTMRNPVKVARRVESLGLASFCGVPSTFHALGTIHGMTPIAMPSVRVVCSAGAALDRTRLGVMRDIFPSAVIFNNYGMTEAAPRIAYIRDDDPRFGEATCGKPMRGVEVRVVDPATWQPLPDGEAGMLVVRGPNVTAGYLNDPELTAAAFTPDGFLISGDMAALRDGYIYISGRYDDVFNVGGEKVSPLEVEHAVAQHPAVEQVVVRGVADAQRGAVPVAFVRLRAPVTRRELMASAREHVTPIRIPTRFLEVRGFPMTSNGKVQRRLLTADDPEWVIREIE
- a CDS encoding acyl-CoA reductase yields the protein MSVVQQGAAAQIREWTQALGPSRASSADRREALNQLSDDLLVNRAGIPPALAAAGVAFLATFLRHSSIEAALARELPSAEALDRFVPVGGRKSIRILPRGTVAQWIAGNVPLLAMFSWALASVTGNRSILRLSTRQDDFVTPLLARLAALSEAGAEMARETLVVSFEREDLEAHVAMSRAADVRVAWGGLEAVEAIRDLPARWETETIVLGPRVSLAVVDPREVTDRLLTRLAIDVIYFDQLACSSPQWLFVRGTRAEAEHFTERLAVEFDKQTRAIPRHVLDYGETYRIHLDRTRVLLDGGTLFRDEQTRWTVSVVDRPQDLVTCANRFLQVMPFDDFAQVHALIPENVQTAVTLLGPEDTETFTEGAARRGVCRFPRPGEGSHFETPWDGIPLVSRLTRWVLRTDAHARGEQ
- a CDS encoding acyl carrier protein, with the translated sequence MTDTDVSTKLKQLIAHLFKVSVDELSDEVGPGDVSGWDSLGHVTLMVEIQKQFGTHIPVEDAIEVESIADIVRLLEREGSAA
- a CDS encoding SDR family NAD(P)-dependent oxidoreductase; the protein is MKIAGTIAVVTGGASGIGKAFAQRLLARGATVWILDRDQAALAQAVAELQPDGDLRHIRCDVGDEAAVVQAVREIDEQSGGVDILVNNAAVLRDQALVSRLGRHIRQHSTADWHETLHSNLTSVFLMSRQVGESMLRRRRGGLIVNISSISRLGNAGQTAYAASKAAVAAMTVTWSQELAPYGIRVVGIAPGFVETPMTRAIPPLFLEQLRERTPQKRFGTLEEFKETLEFVIVNDYLNGKILEVDGGLRF
- a CDS encoding GNAT family N-acetyltransferase, encoding MDSVSEPTATPRPRGLIGYAPELIDEIVALQYEMFPQREWGLIEPRWRWMFEESARRVGVAPMVWVYRASSGVVAHHGAIAVRCKVGDQTLTTGWFVETMVHEKYRGRAVGPMLVKKALEDVPFNLSLGQTTQMREMQFALGWVEVAPLPLAALAVRGARVLTGKGHPATRPLASLVLDARRRLGMLRGGTLRGVDVVRDGAFGAEHDALWERVAAAVPVAVVRDASFLTWKYRSQPGQRSVTFDVRQGARLLGTVAYVVREPDSAYRYRRAVVTDILVPPSEPASVRACVRALHDVAREDGVDLVSVGLRQPVIEAELRRQGYLTRPPQRVFLVAGPEGHPVRQWLDAPDAWFLSTSDSDIDRPW